From Alteromonas sp. RKMC-009, one genomic window encodes:
- a CDS encoding type II secretion system F family protein, which produces MARFSYTARERTGELTEGTMEATDESAVAKLLLARNVIPIKIVASKDEPASGAEKSMDVHWYTPNVSLDELVIFCRQMFSLTRAGIPILRAVSGLAESSNSVRMRVALLDVIAQLERGRSLSSALHLHSDIFNQLFVSIIHVGENTGRLDDAFLQLAEYLEREQETRKQIKAATRYPVFVLIALAVAFVVLNVFVIPKFATMFAKFGAELPTMTKVLLAISDFMLNRSYILIGIIALISYGIYRYVSTESGRYKWDRLKLRLPVVGDIIRRSLLARFSRSFSMMLHSGVPLTNALNLVADAVDNAYVSASVIEMRQRIEKGENLTRVSRASGLFTPMIMQMINVGEETGRVDELLAEVAGFYEREVDYDLKSLTAKIEPFLIVIVAGMVLILALGIFSPMWDMMSAIKGGR; this is translated from the coding sequence ATGGCCAGGTTTAGTTATACTGCCCGTGAAAGAACGGGTGAGTTAACCGAAGGAACTATGGAAGCTACTGACGAGAGCGCCGTGGCAAAGCTGCTGCTGGCCCGCAATGTCATCCCTATCAAAATTGTTGCGAGCAAAGATGAGCCGGCTTCCGGTGCTGAAAAATCCATGGACGTGCACTGGTACACGCCCAATGTGTCGCTGGACGAGCTGGTTATCTTTTGTCGTCAGATGTTTTCACTGACCCGTGCCGGTATTCCTATATTGCGGGCCGTCAGCGGTTTGGCTGAGTCCAGTAATTCTGTGCGAATGCGTGTTGCTCTGCTTGATGTTATCGCTCAGTTAGAAAGGGGGCGCAGTTTGTCCTCGGCGCTGCATTTACACAGCGACATTTTCAACCAGCTTTTTGTGAGCATTATTCACGTAGGCGAGAATACCGGTCGTCTGGATGATGCGTTTTTACAGCTGGCTGAGTACCTTGAACGGGAGCAGGAAACCCGTAAGCAAATTAAAGCCGCCACACGGTATCCTGTTTTCGTGCTGATCGCTCTGGCAGTGGCCTTTGTGGTGCTCAACGTATTCGTTATCCCTAAATTTGCCACCATGTTTGCCAAATTCGGTGCAGAACTGCCCACCATGACCAAAGTGCTGCTGGCCATTTCTGATTTCATGCTTAACCGCAGTTATATTCTTATCGGCATTATCGCGTTAATCAGCTATGGCATTTACCGCTATGTAAGTACCGAAAGCGGCCGTTACAAATGGGATCGTCTCAAGCTTCGTCTTCCCGTGGTGGGAGACATCATCCGCCGTTCACTGCTGGCCCGTTTCAGCCGCAGTTTTTCTATGATGCTCCATTCCGGTGTGCCCCTTACCAATGCCCTTAACCTTGTGGCGGATGCGGTCGATAACGCTTATGTGTCAGCTTCTGTTATTGAAATGCGCCAGCGCATCGAAAAGGGTGAGAATTTAACCCGGGTCAGCCGTGCCAGCGGACTCTTCACCCCGATGATCATGCAAATGATTAACGTGGGGGAAGAAACGGGGCGTGTAGATGAGCTGCTTGCCGAGGTTGCCGGTTTCTATGAGCGTGAAGTGGACTACGACCTGAAAAGCCTGACTGCGAAAATTGAACCGTTCCTGATTGTGATTGTAGCCGGCATGGTGCTGATTTTAGCTCTGGGTATTTTCTCCCCGATGTGGGACATGATGAGTGCGATAAAGGGGGGCCGGTGA
- a CDS encoding pilus assembly FimT family protein, protein MDIQRYRATQSQAGFTLIELTIVVVLLGLLAAVAIPRFLDVTEDAENATVEGVAGGFATGVGLVRAQWELEARPQDNDSTNQTFVTLDGVRVGVDSDTGYPTGQLANDGSSEDTSMSNADCQSIFSLIMQSAPTITANWQNIPTERFRYYTAVSSGTGSGGNDQCYYYLSQTIKNLNTAPVDNTQGNGFIYDSRIGQVIVFTNNSDQSITN, encoded by the coding sequence ATGGATATACAGCGTTATCGGGCAACACAGAGTCAGGCCGGCTTTACGCTGATTGAACTGACCATTGTTGTGGTATTGCTTGGTCTGCTGGCTGCAGTGGCCATTCCCCGGTTTCTGGACGTGACCGAAGATGCAGAAAATGCCACCGTTGAAGGTGTGGCAGGCGGCTTTGCCACCGGCGTCGGGCTGGTACGGGCGCAATGGGAACTTGAGGCCCGTCCGCAGGACAACGACAGCACGAATCAAACCTTTGTCACATTGGATGGCGTGCGTGTAGGGGTCGACAGTGACACCGGCTACCCTACCGGGCAACTGGCGAATGATGGCAGCTCGGAAGATACCAGTATGAGTAATGCAGATTGCCAGAGCATTTTCAGTCTTATCATGCAGAGTGCACCGACCATTACTGCTAACTGGCAAAATATTCCCACAGAACGATTTCGTTACTATACCGCTGTAAGCAGTGGTACGGGATCTGGCGGAAATGACCAGTGCTACTATTATTTAAGTCAAACCATCAAGAACTTAAATACTGCGCCAGTCGATAACACACAGGGAAATGGATTCATATACGACTCAAGGATAGGTCAGGTTATTGTGTTCACTAACAATAGCGATCAATCCATAACTAACTGA